One window of the Mytilus galloprovincialis chromosome 14, xbMytGall1.hap1.1, whole genome shotgun sequence genome contains the following:
- the LOC143059520 gene encoding uncharacterized protein LOC143059520 isoform X2 produces the protein MTSISQLTEEEKNFTRFFLLNFKVSPDIARRYFDVKFPPAHLALTINNNMNAIMKLNKSRRINAAQLEILRGVPGTIWPSYLPPMTAGVGSTATSSKDFDLTMMICLLRNIGGLPAPTNGWDRLPHPNDTLPGAALATLKWYRNQLAHTTVTSFDNNEFQDKLTMVETALQILNNGQRPNEVIEILNYDLDGDQAKLLAKDDLEQLKKVYLDRGKEKEQIESDFSHYRKGNLPIHIAEENATLVETWMKDDEYFHETKGSELVYDQMEDCSCILVT, from the exons ATGACGTCAATTTCACAACTTACAGAAGAAGAGAAAAACTTCACCAGATTTTTCTTACTTAACTTTAAAGTATCTCCTGATATTGCAAGGCGATACTTTGATGTCAAATTTCCACCGGCACACTTAGCTTTAACTATTAACAATAATATGAATGCCATCATGAAATTAAACAAATCCAGAAGAATCAATGCAGCCCAACTAGAAATTCTAAGGGGTGTCCCTGGTACTATATGGCCATCATATCTTCCACCTATGACTGCTGGAGTCGGATCAACAG CAACTTCTTCCAAGGACTTTGATCTGACAATGATGATATGTCTGTTACGTAATATAGGAGGTTTACCTGCACCTACGAATGGATGGGATCGACTTCCGCATCCGAATGATACGTTACCGGGAGCGGCCCTTGCTACCCTGAAGTGGTACAGAAACCAGTTGGCTCATACAACAGTTACTTCATTTGATAACAATGAATTCCAAGACAAATTAACTATGGTTGAGACG GCGTTGCAAATTTTAAATAATGGTCAAAGACCAAACGAAGTAATTGAAATATTGAACTACGATCTTGATGGAGACCAAGCAAAATTATTAGCTAAAGATGACCTGGAGCAACTTAAAAAAGTGTATCTGGATCGTGGCAAGGAAAAAGAACAAATAGAAAGTGATTTCTCCCATTACAGGAAAGGCAATCTTCCGATTCACATCGCAG AGGAGAATGCAACTTTGGTTGAAACATGGATGAAAGATGATGAATATTTTCATGAGACAAAGGGATCtgagcttgtttatgatcaaatgGAAGATTGTagctgtattttggtgacatga